One region of Dysidea avara chromosome 1, odDysAvar1.4, whole genome shotgun sequence genomic DNA includes:
- the LOC136268431 gene encoding uncharacterized protein has translation MKFSSCCDRSICYYFGLFSVCINLLLGGMVYYSYNDIPKWRETTMSLLRTNDSNVVEDSKRFKLREANPVFPTSSEQSQQYGYVLPYQLYEQQTSSARNLWGLQYWANTVGIKVVEPFFTDHLMSFEAVVHGMADPMRFSDIYDRDYWNKQSTMRNCSELVTWEEFISDSPRSAILLLVQGYKPELQQAVNGGMIKVVTDRAKVEGSCSWKEVKFPKRALSYFKAKGFNFIRQVCIAFNSSTPMTMQKFSHYIFDSHKPDNFTVFVAHWQGIRKNRINLQGVTLENENTVELGLLPSKKILEDSKKYMMQLGFGNDKYFGVMVRIEKVFRNLVLYKDADFDAFMNRMLECAADFKSLKIFKTHQTWKRTLAIDLGRLGSYGFRKQLQKMTLSSRIEEKLYSVYFTSVFGNNSWSIEEFESSFEKHVGSDNPTYTAQIQRTIAALSDCLVLVGGGSTFQDVAISFYKYYHPDVQQQCIIKHCYYGKNFKLDLKSS, from the coding sequence atgaaattttcatcttGCTGTGATCGTTCCATTTGTTATTATTTTGGTTTGTTTTCTGTTTGCATAAACCTACTGCTTGGTGGAATGGTGTACTATTCTTACAATGACATTCCCAAATGGAGAGAAACAACTATGTCATTGCTACGTACCAATGATAGCAATGTTGTGGAGGACTCTAAGAGATTTAAGCTTCGTGAAGCCAATCCTGTGTTTCCAACTTCATCAGAACAATCACAACAATATGGATATGTCTTACCATATCAACTCTACGAGCAGCAAACTTCATCAGCCAGGAATCTCTGGGGATTACAGTACTGGGCTAACACAGTTGGAATCAAAGTTGTTGAGCCATTTTTCACGGACCACCTTATGTCGTTTGAAGCAGTGGTTCATGGAATGGCAGACCCAATGAGATTTAGTGACATCTATGATAGGGACTACTGGAATAAACAGTCAACCATGAGAAACTGCTCAGAATTAGTTACCTGGGAGGAGTTCATATCAGACTCTCCTAGGAGTGCTATTCTTCTTCTTGTACAAGGATACAAGCCTGAACTCCAACAAGCAGTTAATGGAGGAATGATCAAGGTAGTTACAGATCGTGCTAAGGTAGAAGGTAGTTGCAGTTGGAAAGAAGTGAAGTTTCCTAAAAGAGCCTTGTCGTATTTCAAAGCAAAAGGATTTAATTTCATCCGTCAAGTGTGCATTGCATTCAATTCCAGTACTCCGATGACAATGCAGAAATTTTCACACTACATATTTGATTCTCACAAACCAGACAACTTCACTGTGTTTGTGGCACACTGGCAAGGAATACGAAAAAACAGAATAAATTTACAAGGTGTAACCCTAGAGAATGAAAACACAGTTGAATTAGGTCTTTTGCCCAGCAAGAAAATTTTAGAAGACAGTAAAAAGTACATGATGCAGTTAGGATTTGGTAATGATAAATACTTTGGTGTGATGGTCAGAATTGAGAAAGTATTTAGAAATTTAGTTTTATATAAAGATGCAGATTTTGATGCTTTCATGAATCGCATGTTGGAATGTGCTGCTGACTTTAAAAgcttaaaaatttttaaaactcatcAGACTTGGAAAAGAACGTTAGCAATAGACCTAGGAAGACTGGGCAGTTATGGCTTTCGAAAGCAACTTCAGAAGATGACTCTGAGTAGCCGCATTGAAGAAAAATTGTACAGTGTGTATTTCACTTCTGTGTTTGGTAACAATTCATGGAGTATTGAAGAATTTGAAAGTAGTTTTGAGAAACATGTTGGTAGTGACAACCCCACTTACACAGCACAGATACAACGGACAATAGCTGCATTGTCTGATTGTTTGGTCCTTGTTGGTGGAGGATCAACATTTCAAGATGTTGCTATTTCTTTTTACAAATATTATCACCCTGATGTCCAACAACAGTGCATAATTAAACACTGCTattatggtaaaaattttaagttAGATTTGAAATCATCTTAA
- the LOC136268455 gene encoding uncharacterized protein isoform X2, whose amino-acid sequence MKVVEPFVSNISLDLIPIVNGVSNLMTFSDLYDRNYWNEQAIKYGCADLVTWKEFLLNAPKATILVLPWGNKPSSTNKSGYVRTVTNPNEIEGDRECQQAQFPAEALKYFRNLGFYFVREVCITFNPTTPMSIQHFSQYILGTHDPNDVTMIFGHWQGMANSRDNIKGVVPLHNCAAVCNLFPSTKMLDFSETYMTKVNPSGSKYFGVMVRIERYLHGLAKNNNKDTLKFLIECATNLTQLFKNHPKWSRTLAIDLGQYGSKQYRHKYLQNKKRSRPEEILYEAFFTPVYGSSNWTIDDFEDSFKRYLNIDNPVVIAQVQRTIAAKSDCLVLIGSGSFQAVAQGMYKRLHPNEQDQCIIKHC is encoded by the coding sequence ATGAAAGTGGTTGAGCCGTTTGTTTCTAATATATCTTTAGATTTGATTCCCATTGTTAATGGGGTTTCCAATCTAATGACATTTAGTGACCTTTATGACAGAAATTATTGGAATGAACAAGCTATAAAATACGGTTGTGCAGACCTAGTGACATGGAAGGAATTTTTGTTAAATGCTCCAAAAGCAACAATCCTTGTTTTGCCGTGGGGTAACAAACCTTCTTCAACAAACAAGTCTGGATATGTTAGGACAGTAACTAATCCTAATGAAATAGAAGGTGACCGAGAATGTCAACAAGCACAATTTCCTGCTGAAGCCCTGAAGTATTTTAGAAATCTTGGTTTTTATTTTGTGCGTGAAGTATGTATAACATTTAATCCTACCACTCCAATGTCAATACAGCATTTCTCACAGTATATACTGGGTACTCATGACCCCAATGATGTTACTATGATCTTTGGTCACTGGCAAGGAATGGCAAACAGCCGAGATAATATTAAGGGAGTTGTTCCATTACATAACTGTGCTGCTGTCTGCAACTTGTTTCCAAGCACAAAAATGCTTGATTTTAGTGAGACATACATGACGAAAGTTAATCCAAGTGGTAGCAAGTATTTTGGTGTTATGGTCAGAATAGAGCGATACCTGCATGGTTTAGCAAAGAACAATAATAAAGATACACTGAAGTTTTTGATAGAGTGCGCCACAAATCTTACACAATTGTTTAAAAACCACCCAAAATGGAGTAGAACATTAGCTATTGACTTAGGACAGTATGGCAGTAAGCAATATAGACACAAGTACTTACAAAACAAAAAGAGATCTAGACCTGAAGAAATATTGTACGAAGCATTCTTTACACCTGTCTATGGCAGTAGTAACTGGACTATTGATGACTTTGAAGATAGTTTTAAAAGGTATCTTAACATTGATAATCCTGTGGTTATTGCTCAGGTGCAGCGTACAATAGCAGCCAAGTCTGACTGTTTAGTACTGATAGGTAGTGGAAGTTTTCAAGCTGTTGCACAAGGAATGTATAAAAGACTTCACCCTAATGAGCAAGATCAGTGTATTATTAAGCACTGTTAA
- the LOC136268455 gene encoding uncharacterized protein isoform X1, producing MVYIRKNIMSSRGLFILSLIIILLCFAKYCYQYYGTNIREENERDNVVYFNDKTVLRKRNNHGGNRNGKQKSTITESPTGTLSPLQHQNSQGFVLPYRLYEQQTSAARNLFELQYWANTVNMKVVEPFVSNISLDLIPIVNGVSNLMTFSDLYDRNYWNEQAIKYGCADLVTWKEFLLNAPKATILVLPWGNKPSSTNKSGYVRTVTNPNEIEGDRECQQAQFPAEALKYFRNLGFYFVREVCITFNPTTPMSIQHFSQYILGTHDPNDVTMIFGHWQGMANSRDNIKGVVPLHNCAAVCNLFPSTKMLDFSETYMTKVNPSGSKYFGVMVRIERYLHGLAKNNNKDTLKFLIECATNLTQLFKNHPKWSRTLAIDLGQYGSKQYRHKYLQNKKRSRPEEILYEAFFTPVYGSSNWTIDDFEDSFKRYLNIDNPVVIAQVQRTIAAKSDCLVLIGSGSFQAVAQGMYKRLHPNEQDQCIIKHC from the coding sequence ATGGTATACATAAGAAAGAACATCATGTCTTCAAGGGGATTATTTATTTTATCTCTCATAATTATACTTCTCTGCTTTGCTAAGTATTGTTATCAATATTATGGTACCAATATAAGGGAAGAAAATGAAAGGGACAACGTTGTTTATTTCAACGACAAAACAGTTTTGAgaaaaagaaacaatcatggtGGCAATAGAAATGGCAAGCAAAAATCTACCATAACTGAATCTCCCACTGGAACTCTTTCACCATTACAACATCAAAATTCACAAGGATTTGTGTTACCATATAGATTGTATGAACAGCAGACATCAGCTGCCAGAAATCTCTTTGAGCTTCAGTATTGGGCAAACACTGTTAATATGAAAGTGGTTGAGCCGTTTGTTTCTAATATATCTTTAGATTTGATTCCCATTGTTAATGGGGTTTCCAATCTAATGACATTTAGTGACCTTTATGACAGAAATTATTGGAATGAACAAGCTATAAAATACGGTTGTGCAGACCTAGTGACATGGAAGGAATTTTTGTTAAATGCTCCAAAAGCAACAATCCTTGTTTTGCCGTGGGGTAACAAACCTTCTTCAACAAACAAGTCTGGATATGTTAGGACAGTAACTAATCCTAATGAAATAGAAGGTGACCGAGAATGTCAACAAGCACAATTTCCTGCTGAAGCCCTGAAGTATTTTAGAAATCTTGGTTTTTATTTTGTGCGTGAAGTATGTATAACATTTAATCCTACCACTCCAATGTCAATACAGCATTTCTCACAGTATATACTGGGTACTCATGACCCCAATGATGTTACTATGATCTTTGGTCACTGGCAAGGAATGGCAAACAGCCGAGATAATATTAAGGGAGTTGTTCCATTACATAACTGTGCTGCTGTCTGCAACTTGTTTCCAAGCACAAAAATGCTTGATTTTAGTGAGACATACATGACGAAAGTTAATCCAAGTGGTAGCAAGTATTTTGGTGTTATGGTCAGAATAGAGCGATACCTGCATGGTTTAGCAAAGAACAATAATAAAGATACACTGAAGTTTTTGATAGAGTGCGCCACAAATCTTACACAATTGTTTAAAAACCACCCAAAATGGAGTAGAACATTAGCTATTGACTTAGGACAGTATGGCAGTAAGCAATATAGACACAAGTACTTACAAAACAAAAAGAGATCTAGACCTGAAGAAATATTGTACGAAGCATTCTTTACACCTGTCTATGGCAGTAGTAACTGGACTATTGATGACTTTGAAGATAGTTTTAAAAGGTATCTTAACATTGATAATCCTGTGGTTATTGCTCAGGTGCAGCGTACAATAGCAGCCAAGTCTGACTGTTTAGTACTGATAGGTAGTGGAAGTTTTCAAGCTGTTGCACAAGGAATGTATAAAAGACTTCACCCTAATGAGCAAGATCAGTGTATTATTAAGCACTGTTAA